The window GCCGACATCCTGGCATTCAcccttcctcctctcctccgccagACGGTTTGTTTTGTCTTGCCGTTGTTTCCTCGAGCCATGAGGCTCATCTAGTTTGTCTATGTGTCGGACTGCCATCCTCCTCAACCGACGATAttctgtacatgcagcagCCCATCAACCAATGATCGAGACGCAGCCCACCGCAGTGATAgttcgatggcgacgacgcttGGCAAGGCGCACCATCATCCGAGATGGAGCTCCCCTCCGCAAGCACGCCGCTCGAGAATCAGGACATTCCTTACATGTTGAAGTACCTCCTCGTTGCCCAAAACGAGGCAAATTTCACACGCGAACAAAAGAAAGGTTGTTGCCAATGTCatgcgtcgtcgttgccTCGTCGTGCGTGCTGAAAGAATGAAAAGAAAACAGTTCAAGTCGCGTTGGCTCTCGCAGGGGTTCGTCCTTTGTCCCCTGCCGATCAAAGTGATCGACCCGCAAACTCCAATTCCGGCTGATGCATGTATCCGCGCCCATGTTCCCCGACGCTCTCGCGCCGGGCGATGCAAGCACCGATCGCTCAACAATACCTCCTGGACATATCCAGAGCAGTGAAATAAGCTGCCGCTGCGTCGGTCAACCTCCGTACCGTATCGTCCCTACACGTCCGTCATTTCCGTATCGCCATCCATGGCGATGGATACTGGGAAAACCTCGGCCGACCCCCAGTTGCCCTCGTAGACGGTGGCCGGGGCGCTTCGGTGATCCGCAACCCACCGCAGGCCCTCGAGGTTGAGCACCTGGTCGATGAGAGGTCGGTCCGCGGGAGACTCGGCTGTCATCCACCTCACGATCGAGTCGAGCGAGCTCGGGTGGAAGGCCTCGACCATGAAGGCGGGCGGCATCTGCTGCTCCGATCGCTTGAACGATGCGCCAAAGACGTTGCCGGTGCCGTGGACGCACTCGGCCTGGAGCTCGTCGCTGTGGGAAGACGGATTGCCGGTGGCGTCTCGCTGGACCTcgatcgacggcgtccaggTGAGGCTCGGAACTTCGGAAAGGTCCCCGGACCTCAAGGCGATCCAGGTGGGCCCGTTGTCGGGGAGCACCAcgttcgccgccgtctcaAGCGTCATGAGGCCGAGGGAGAAGACGTCGGCAGCTTGCCCGGCCGTGCCTCGCAACATCTCGGGCGCCATGTACTCGcggtcgccctcgacgtcgatgccctccgccgacgagcacggtTGGGCGAGGCCAAAGTCTCCAATCTTCAGTGCCCCCTCGAAGGTGATGAGGATATTGGCCGGCTTCATATCGAGGTGCATGAATCCGGCATCGTGGATCTCCTTCAAGCCCTGCGTGGAGACGAATCGTCAGCATCATCCTGCGCGTTCCGGTCAGAGAGGCGCCGCCTACCAAGCAGAGATCCTGGAGGACCTTAAAGATGCGGAAGTCATCCAatcgcccgcctcggccaacgTTGCCCAAAAAATTATCCAGCGTTCCTTCTTCGCAGAACTCGGTTTGTATATACAAGTGGAAATTGTGCTCCCAGCTATCGATGTATTGCACCACATGCTCGGCATTGACCAGGGCCTGGAGCGCATGCACCTCGCGGAGCTTCATCTCCCGGTCTCGCGGACCGTGGTACGACTGCTTGCTCTTCTTGACGGCGAACACCTTGCCCTTTGTCGGACTgcgggcggcgccgtcgttggaGGTTGCGATGCCCGTCATGAACACGTTGGCGTGCTCGAGCTTGGTGACGCGGTAGACAATGGAAAACTCGCCCTTGCCGACCTGCTCGACCTTGTCGAACCTCGAGTAGAGGCTCGcgtcgatgtcgatgccgctcACCCGACCGTTGACCGGCGTGACGAAgatgctcgccgacgagcggaaATCGcgccccgccgtcggcgtgacgggcggcggcatgtTGCTCTCGTTGAAGGGCTCGGGCGCCTGCGAGATGGACAGGCGGCTGGTGTCGAGGGGAAGCAGGCTCTCCTGGGGCGTCTGGGGagtccgtcgtccgtcgacggggCTTGCCGGATCGACAGACGCAAGCTTGGTGAACGCGCTCTCCGAGCATTGGACCGACAGAAGCGAGGGCTTGGGGgcgagcggcgagggcgccatgAACCCCCGGTGGATCCTGGACCGGCTGAAAGACGGACGCGGCGCGAGGCACGGAGTGGGGGACGGCTCGCGGTCGAGGGGAGCCGGTCGACCGGCGCAGGGAGTTTTCGCCGCATCGTCCCAATCCTTCGACTCGCACGGCGCCAGCAGGTCCAACGTGGTGCAGGTGGATTCTCGAGACGCGACCGGCTTGACGGCCGAGAGGGGCAGGATGAAGGTGCGATTCGCGCTCGGGCTCTCCAGCGACTTCTCGCTGAGGTTGCTCAGGCTCGGAGTCAGCGTGTTCTTGGTCGGCGTGGGCGGCGCGtagccctcggcgccgttggACAGATCACCGGATTCGCCCAGCATGGGTTCGCCCAGGCTGTGGTCGCCGAGGGCAGGCTCGCCGAGGGCaggctcgccgaggacggcatcgccgagcagCATGcggtcctcgccgtcctggcTGAGAAGGCTCGCGCGACGAGACTTTTGCATCGCCGAGCCGCGCTGGAAGATGGAGAGGCCCTTGGCCGGCTGGCCGAACGCGTCGGCGGACCTGCTGGCCGGTCGGTTGAAGGGCGTCGATGGCATGCCGGCAAACGAGTTCCGATTGTTGCCCTTGCGCTTCATGACGCTGCCTgccgggggggggaaggTGGCGAAGGGATTCGAGTGCTTCTTGCAAGGCGTGTCCGGGGGCGCAAGCTTGTTCTCGACATCCTCGGGGTTTCGGTTGACCTTGGAGATCAAGCCGGTGGAGTTGAAGGCGCCGAACCAGAGCTGATGATGGGCGTGGTTCGGGGTCGCGACCGACTTTGAGTTGTCGTTCATCGAacgagccgtcggccgcgtcgcgTTGAGGGGAAGCGAACGGGAGAAGAGGGGCGGCCTGGGCTTCGCGGCCAGCTGGACGGCGGGTGCGTTGGCGGGCGACTCCTCCGTCAGGCTGttgcccgacgacgaggtggtcAGGGACTTGGAGAGCGGGTGCGGCTGGTGACCCTTGCCGTCCATGGGGTGGGCCGAGGCGCTCGGAAGAGAGGTGCCGGACGAGAAGGGGCTGTCCCTCGCAACTTGGGGCGGCAGAAAATGATCGGTGGACAGGCGAGGCCGGTGACGAGCGGGAGTGGAGGACTCGGGGTTCATGTGGGCGAGCTGTCGCTCGCCCGTCCTCCGTCCCCACGACCCCTTGTCTCCATATCGCTGCTGCAAGGTGGACCTTCGAAGGGACGAGGACCGCCTGGGGAGGTTGGACATGGGCGTCGGGGATGCGCGCGGATCacgcggcgacgccggcccgtcgacgccggcctcgaagtCGGCCGTCAGCTCGTATTCCGGCTGCGCGTCCTCGTGGATGTCGAAGCTCTGCGAGGGACCGAtgccggcggtggcggcggcggcagcggcgccgaATATGTTGAAGTCCTCGGACTGGCCGAGCGCGGGGATGCCGTGCAGGCTACGCCGCTTGGCGACGGGACTACCTTGGTTTGGGTGGTCGAGGTTCATCGTCGCATCACTGCGCTTCAGtgcgcccgtcgtcgagaccaTGTACAGTTCACTGTTGGCGTCCAGCGCTTTCAAGAACGAATACTGCGAAGCGGAGCCCGAGACGTCGAGGTGGACGCTGTGGCGGTTGGATTTCTCGGAATGCTTGCGCGAGGTCGAATCCGGGAGACTGTAGGATGTGCTCTCCCGTGCCTGGTCCTGCGCCGATGGCCgagagacggcggcgggcggctcGGGCGAAGATGAGAAAGggggggacgaggagggcgacgaggaagggagggccgcgttgacggcggcggccggcgcggcgTTCAAGGCACGCTTCAAAGGGCTCTTGGGGGAGATGCGCGGCCTCGCGAGCGggcgagacgagggcgacgttgtcttggtggatttggccgACCGCAGCGAGAGCTTGACGCTAGGGCGGAGAGGGGTGAAGATGGAGGACTGGTAGGAGGTCGAAGCATGCATGGAGGTGACAGCCGGCGGAGCTGTCTGAGGATGCGATGGCGAAAGATGAGGCCTATGCGGTGTTGGGCCGAATCGTCGACAGGGTGATAGGGGCGCAGTCTGGTGCGAAGCATCGGAGCTCTGCGAGCTTGTGCGGGACAGGAACTTGGACGGAGATCTCGAGATGGAGCGTCGCAGGTTGCGGACGGCCGACGTCACGTCCATATGATGGGCGTGGGTGGGCGACGGCAGGGCCAGAgtgcctccgccgccgttggaGAAAGACATTGTGCTGCGGTGGAATGGGACGCAATAGTCGCTTCGGGGCTGTGCGGGGGTGGAGGGGGGTGTGGTGAAAAGGCAGAGGTATTGAAAGGGCAGACGTATAGGGGATGCAGCTCGTTCTCTGACATGAGACCAGAACGGagagagaaggaggaggaggaggacgacgatggcctgaatggggtcgagctcgagcgttCTTAGGTGGTGCCGACGTGCAGTGAAGGGACAAGAGGACCGAGGTCGACGGGTTCGTTGGCGCAGGTTTCGCAGTCGACAGCCAGTCCGTCAGTGCATGTGGTCGCCGGGTTGTGCGTCGAACGATCGCAGGAGGGAGGGCCCTTTTTGGGTTGGAACGacgggggtggggggggggggggggagagggcaGCAAGCTGTCGTGTCCCGAGGCTGTCTCGCCTGCTTGCCAGCCTTATCCCATGACTTGGGGGGTGCGGGCGGCTCGAAGGAAGCTGCGGcgaaggcgtcggcggcagcgatgGGCAGGCAGCCAAGGTTGGCAAGACCGACTTGGGTGCGCTCGTGGATGCGAgtgtgatgatgatgacggccaGCCTGGAGGAGCGGGCGGCTATAACATAGGCTTCGTGCGTGCGGCTTGTATATGCCGTCTCGCTCTCGGACTGATATCGTGCTCTCGGTATGCACGCCGTTATGCGTTCACCGAGCAAAGCACCACGACAGCTTCGTTCTGACTCGGCTGACGCTGCAGGATGCGCAACTGTTCCCCCACTCAACGCATAGCGCGCGCGCGCACGGGTCGTTTGCTCGCGGCAAGTCCGGGTGACTCAACGACGTCAGAAAGGATGGAATAGGCCGTGGCGAGCAAAACACACAAGAAGGAGGGGAGGAATGTGAAGAATGCGAGGAGGCGGTCGCGTGGAAAAGTTGGGTCAAGATCGTGCGAGGACTAGCGGCAGTAGCTCCTCAGGTATTACCTGCTCTGCTCGAACGAGTCGTACGGTAGTCtctgctcggccggcggAGGACGGGGGGACTCGAGGGAATAGTTCGTTGGCAATGGTGGTGGGcggtggtgggtggtggtcTCCAACTCGTTCTCAGCACGCCCGACGAGGGTGCACGTCGGCTCCCGGATCGGTCGCAGCACAGCTTGGGGCAAGATGCGCCAGTCGCGCCTGGCGGCGGGACGCATTGTTTACGCTCTTACTTGATACGGCTAGCGCGACGCGTTGAGACGCGTTCTCTCTCTCGTCTCCTCGTCCCCATCGGGATAGGTGAATGGGATGGGATAGACTCACCCCTCTTCCTTcgtccccctccctccccccccccattccCCCCATGCCACGCCATGCCTCATGGAACCCGAGGAACGACGACCTTTTGGTTGCAAGCGTGGGCGCCGTCACTGTTTGTCACCAGCCAGAAGGTCGGTGGTGGCAGCGAGGACAAGACATTGCATTGCTGCCTGGCTTGCCCGGCCCCCGTCCACTGCAAAGTTTGTACCTGCGTCAGGACTTACTCACAGTAGGAGGTACTTACTACAGTGGGTAAtcaatgtacatgcacatgcccAGGATATGCTcacggtacttgtacagtatgtggaCGTACCTCTCCGATGAGCTAACCAGGCTTCAGGACCGGCAGTGATGCTCTGGTGGATGTACTTATGGCCTGCTGCTCAGACATTCTCGGAACAATAACAATGGTTGGCCTCGAATGCGGGATCCGAAATGATGCTGTGCCGCCATGTGGCGGTGTTGAGGTGATGCGACGAAACGACTGCCACGAACAGGGTGCCGCACCTTGCAGCCGTGACTTGCGAGGACATCTGCGGAGTGCACGAACGGAGTACCTGTGCAGCCGGCGTACAGAGCCGGTAGCGCTTGAGACCGGCGAGGCGCAGCGCATCGTGGACGCGAGGCAGGCCTTTTTTTGGCCACGGGCTGCGAGGCGGACGCCTGAACCTATGGTGCCCGCCCTCCATGAACCCCCCACGACGCATGCGCTGCCTGCAGGGGCCGGCCCGAGGCCATGACCAGGCCGGCCGGCATCCAGCCAGCCCAGTGCAAAGGGCGGCTCGCAAGGAGCGAGGCAGCATATTACTTGCAGCAGGCGTATGTCCTTGTGTTACAAGTTGGGCACAGGTTCAAGTACGGCaagtgtactctgtacgtgAACAGTACATGACAGGCACATCGAAGCGCccatgtgtactccgtacatgtgaGTGAACGCGCTTCCGCGTGCCTCATGGCGACGATAAGAAGGAGCGGCAACTGAGACGTGGGATGTACTGTAGGATCTGCAAAGGGACGTAGAACGTGGGACGTGGGACGTGGGAGTTTTGCGTCGGTGTCCATGTCTTTGTCTGTGCTGTGTCTCCTCTGCCGCCGACACACCGCCCGCACGGCACCGCATGATGAAAAAGCAATGGGAAAAGGGTAGTTGAGGTACAATTACGAAGGGCTTTtttgtgctgcaagtaccatctacatgtacatgtaagtgctcAGTTCTCAGTGCACGTACCTATACATCCACTGTACATATGtgcatctacggagtacaagttcCTGCATACTTGAGCGGCACTTGTGCGAGTACCATGGAAGTGAACAAGTTAAGCAGGCAGGTGCAGTGACTTGTTGTGCAGTGcatgcgctccgtactttgtacaagcaagtatgagatgtacggagtcctgtaggtacttgtgcacgtacatgtacttacatgtcgacgacggagtaGAATGATCTGCACTAATATTACTACTCCGAATCAACCTCGACACCGAGCCGATCGGCACTTGAGAGGTAGagcacaagtattactgtacgctgcaagtactgtagaccAGAGCAGGCCGACCAGTCGTGGCAGTTCAGCCAGCCCGTGCCTGACGCCGCAGCTGGTACCTGCATGAGCGGGGAGCCGCGAAACCCCCCTGTGAACTTGGCGGCAGCAAGGGCCCTTCCTTCGCCTCCTGCACCTTCACAAGCAGTCCGCCATGTTGTAGCGCTTGTGGTTCGTCGTCGTATTGGTGGTGGATGGGTGGGCTGGTGGTGTGGGTGTTGCATATCTACGAAGCGTTCGAGTAATTAGGTACATGTATCTGCATGGAGCAATACCACTCTGCTCGAGTACATTGCCTACGACGAGCGCAAGCATTTACTAATACGAATCAAAATACTTGTAAACAAATAACAAACATGCTCTGTTTTCTTCATTTCCTTCCTCTCCACTGCATTATTCTGCCGCCTGGGCATTAATTTGCACTCAATCATAGTTTTATGTCTGTGCCCCCTGTGTTGTGTTTAGCTGCCCCTGCCCGTCCGTCTCCATGTCATTTCGCTTCCCCGTCGATAGTCTGGGGCCGCCCGCCCGCTCGCTGTCCCTCCCGATTGCCCGACCGCCCGATCAAAAATGGTCAAGTGGTTGGCCATCTGCCAATCCGGGAGGGCggcaaggggggggggggggcgaggggggcgTGCAATCTCGCTCGTTGTTTTGTGATGGATAATGGATAAATTCCGCGACAAGCGTCGACTCATCGCGGGCCTTCTGTCAACAAGAAAGGCCACACAGGGAACCACAGCactacttgcaagtacaactacatgtattattacttacattacgagtacagtagtaagtccagttgtacagtaagtacagtagtacagttgtgcagtaagtacagtagtaattatttctgtactccgtacttacacgTAAGTAAGTTTGTGCACTTGCACCCATGCACAGTGGCAAACAgctaagtacatgtacagagtacatgaCTTCAGGTGCATACCCCAGcgcacctgcaagtacgtgtaccaCACAACTGAGTATACGAGTATTACCTTGGCACGGCGTACTGTCCTGCAGGCGTACAGCTACGTACAGTaaaggtacttacttgcccTTCGCTTGTTATTACTGACTGCGCAAGTCGATGAATACCAAGCGTTGATAGCTGGATGCGGCGGGCACAAAGGCACAAGATATGCAGACATGACTTTTGTGCTACACACCATTCcttttttcttctttttttCTTGTCCCTTTGTCTTCGGCATAAATGCAACTGAAACTCTCGGCAGATTTTATGGAACGGCCACTTCGGCTAGCAACAATAATGCAATGTGCACGGGTGCACGGCCAAGCTAGTGTGGGTCGTGCTGCACTTGCgaatgtagttgtacttacggatttctccgtacagtgagTGCGGATACGTGCACGTGGTACCAGTACCAGTAGTGCAGACGGTGCGTGCTTGTGCGAAGGTATCCTCGTGCATGCAattaagtgcaagtacaagtatgcactGCGTATAATACTGTAATAACCTTACGAGTGCCAATAGGTGGCAattatacatgtacgtgtactgtactgtactccgtactccgtagagccACCAAAGTCACGATCCGAAAGGAAGCAATGAGGCGTGCAGCTGAGCTTGGACGTTCCGGCACAATTCATGCGCCAAGCTCCTgctacctacttaagtactacttacatgAGCAtaagtgtactccgtgcagtattGGTGAGTGTTTCGCTGCGGGATAAAGCCGCTTGCCACTTGCGTCTCTGCGCGAGGCGCATACTGTATGGTGGATGGTAATGGCccagagtacggagtacaagtacacagAGTATATTAATGCATGAGCGTACGGAGTTCGGAATACCTGCAGCACGTTGCACGCAGCTTGAGCGGCTGTGGCGTCTTGGACCCCGAACCGCCGTCACCACGTGTGCTGGGAcggctcgtcgccatcacTTCATGCAGGCCGCCAAAGTGTCAACTCTCGGTAAAGGCTGTGGGTCGCGATGCTGTCaaccgtcctccgtacttgctgtacatgtagtccgtacaactatcaagtaatacggagtactgcacggagtaatgcGGAGTGCTCCTGTACACtcaagtacatacttgtacttaaattacagtacatgtactttgtagGCGTAGTGCAactgcagtacagtacatgtctgCTGCTCGGGAGCCAGCACGGCAGAAGGGGTGAGGAGCGTTTCTCCAGTACTCCCACCGACACGCAGGGGCGCGAGAAATGGCTGCCCCGATGTCGCCCTCGTTCATGTCATGTGCAAGCATGTCTTGGAGACTGTGCGTTGCGACAACGCGATCCGGTCAAAGAGATTGCGTCCTGGTTCCTGATGATTTCCGTGTGTCAACAGTATCTGCATCTACGCCGTGAGGTGAAAGGTGAGACAAGCAaaacggcagcagcaggttcGAGTACAAAGTCAAGAGAATGAAGcaacagcacagcacagtgcacGCCGTACAATGCCAACAACTCGTGCGAACATGCGTCGGCACTTCTTTTTTCTCCACCACCACTAGTCATGACGATGCTACCTGGACGCATCGGGTGAATCGTAAACCTACATATTCATCGAGTTCATGACAGCTACCACCTCGGCGATGTTGACCTTTGGTCACTCCGAGGACGGCCAACAATAAACAAGCTTCTCGCGATGGGCGACAGCCGGTGGCACTGACGTGCGAAAGGTGCACGAGTGAGTTGTGCCTGCCGTCCGCTGA of the Drechmeria coniospora strain ARSEF 6962 chromosome 01, whole genome shotgun sequence genome contains:
- a CDS encoding hypothetical protein (related to protein kinase SWE1), which gives rise to MSFSNGGGGTLALPSPTHAHHMDVTSAVRNLRRSISRSPSKFLSRTSSQSSDASHQTAPLSPCRRFGPTPHRPHLSPSHPQTAPPAVTSMHASTSYQSSIFTPLRPSVKLSLRSAKSTKTTSPSSRPLARPRISPKSPLKRALNAAPAAAVNAALPSSSPSSSPPFSSSPEPPAAVSRPSAQDQARESTSYSLPDSTSRKHSEKSNRHSVHLDVSGSASQYSFLKALDANSELYMVSTTGALKRSDATMNLDHPNQGSPVAKRRSLHGIPALGQSEDFNIFGAAAAAATAGIGPSQSFDIHEDAQPEYELTADFEAGVDGPASPRDPRASPTPMSNLPRRSSSLRRSTLQQRYGDKGSWGRRTGERQLAHMNPESSTPARHRPRLSTDHFLPPQVARDSPFSSGTSLPSASAHPMDGKGHQPHPLSKSLTTSSSGNSLTEESPANAPAVQLAAKPRPPLFSRSLPLNATRPTARSMNDNSKSVATPNHAHHQLWFGAFNSTGLISKVNRNPEDVENKLAPPDTPCKKHSNPFATFPPPAGSVMKRKGNNRNSFAGMPSTPFNRPASRSADAFGQPAKGLSIFQRGSAMQKSRRASLLSQDGEDRMLLGDAVLGEPALGEPALGDHSLGEPMLGESGDLSNGAEGYAPPTPTKNTLTPSLSNLSEKSLESPSANRTFILPLSAVKPVASRESTCTTLDLLAPCESKDWDDAAKTPCAGRPAPLDREPSPTPCLAPRPSFSRSRIHRGFMAPSPLAPKPSLLSVQCSESAFTKLASVDPASPVDGRRTPQTPQESLLPLDTSRLSISQAPEPFNESNMPPPVTPTAGRDFRSSASIFVTPVNGRVSGIDIDASLYSRFDKVEQVGKGEFSIVYRVTKLEHANVFMTGIATSNDGAARSPTKGKVFAVKKSKQSYHGPRDREMKLREVHALQALVNAEHVVQYIDSWEHNFHLYIQTEFCEEGTLDNFLGNVGRGGRLDDFRIFKVLQDLCLIHDAGFMHLDMKPANILITFEGALKIGDFGLAQPCSSAEGIDVEGDREYMAPEMLRGTAGQAADVFSLGLMTLETAANVVLPDNGPTWIALRSGDLSEVPSLTWTPSIEVQRDATGNPSSHSDELQAECVHGTGNVFGASFKRSEQQMPPAFMVEAFHPSSLDSIVRWMTAESPADRPLIDQVLNLEGLRWVADHRSAPATVYEGNWGSAEVFPVSIAMDGDTEMTDV